GAGCATCATTGATGACTACTCTAGGAAGGTGTGGGTTTTCTTATTGAAAAGCAAAGATCTGGCTTTTGAGACCTTTGTTGACTGGAAGATATTGATTGAAAATCAAACTAGTAGGAAGATAAAGAAACTCAGAACTGATAATGGGTTAGAATGCTGCTCTGATATGTTTGCAAGTTATTGTAGGAAAGAAGGCATTGTCAGGCATCACACAGTGGTCAAGAACCCTCAGCAAAATGGCCTTGCTGAGAGAATGAACAGAACCCTGTTGGAAAGGGTAAGGTGCATGCTCATAGGAGCTGGTTTGGCCAAGCATTTTTGGGGTGAAGCTGTAAAAACTGCTTACTATTTGATAAATAGATGTCCCTCTACAGCATTAAATTTCAAAACTCCTCAAGAATTCTGGACTGGCAAAGCACCTAGCTATGAACATCTCAAAGTCTTTGGTTGCACTGCCTATGCTCACATCAGGCAAGACAAGCTGCAACCAAGAGCACTTAAATGCTTATTTCTTGGCTACCTTGATGGAATCAAGGGCTACAAACTCTGGTGTTTGGAGGAAGGGTACAAGAAATGCATAATAAGCAGAGATGTCATCTTTAGAGAAGATGAAATGCCATTGAAAACCACCAGAGAAATCCCCATGAGCTCAGATGTTGTTCCTAGGAGTGTTCAAGTGGAACTTGAACAAAGAACTGAGTCTCTGAATCAAGCTTCCACAGATCAGAGAAAAGAAACTGAGACAACAAGCAACCTAGATGACTACCAACTTGCCAAGGATAGAACTAGGAGAGAAATCAGGGCACCTGAGAAGTTTGGCTATGCTAATTTTTCAGCATATGCTCTGTCTGTCACAGATGAAGTTGACAACACAGTGCCCAAATCCTATCAAGAAGCAGTGAATCGCAAAGATGGCAAGAAGTGGCTGCAGGCTATTCAAGTTGTAGTGTAAGCCAATACAAAGCCAGACCTGTAGCCAAGGGTTTTCATCAGCAACTTCGGTTTGATTTCAATGAAACCTTTAGCTCTGTTGTGAAGCCTACAACTATTCGAGTTACGTAACTCTTGCAGTGACAAAAGGTTGGCCAATAAGGCAGTTGGATGTTAACAATGCCTTTTTAAATGGAGACCTACATGAGGAGATTTACATGGTTCAACCCCCTGGATGCATTGATCCAAAACATCCAAACAAGGTATGCAAACTTAACAAGGCTCTATATGGGTTGAAGCAAGCACCACGGGCTTGGTTTGAAAAGTTGTCATCTGCTCTACTCACCCTGGGGTTTCAATCagtaaaataagatcattcttTATTTACTAAGATCACCAATTCAAGCTGGCTTTATATTCTTGTATACGTGGATGATATCTTGATTACTGGTTCTGATAGTCCTCAAGTGTCTTCCCTAATTGTAGCACTCAGTTCCAACTTTACACTTAAAGACCTTGGTCTCATCTCCTTTTTCTTGGGAATACAAGTGCTTCCCACTACTGAAGGTGTCGTCTTATCTCAACAAAAATATATTCAGGATCTGATATGTAAAGCTGAACTCCAAGGTGCCAAACCACAAAGTACCCCAATGAATAGTGGGTTGAGATTGTCCAATTATGGCAGCGACCCTGTTGAAGATCCTTCTGCATATAGGTCATTGGTTGGTGCTCTTCAATATGCAACGATAACTATAGACCCGACATTGCTTTTAGTGTCAACAAGGTCTGCCAATTTATGCAGAATCCTTTTCAGTCACACGTTGTTGCTGTCAAAAGAATTATCTGTTATCTTGCTGGCACAACAGACTACGGTCTTCATATCAAAAGATCTCCACACTTGCGTCTTGAAGCATACTGTGATGCTGACTGGGCCGCTGATCCCGATGATCGACGCTCGACTACTGGCTACTGCATTTTCTGGGGTGAAAATCTGATTAGTTGGCAGTCCAAGAAACAGAACACTATCTCTCGATCATCCACAGAAGCTGAATTTCGAAGCCTTGCTTCTGTGGTGACTGAAATAAGTTGGCTCAATGCTCACTGAACTACAACTGCCTATGGCCTCTCCTCCTCTGATATGGTGCGACAACCTTAGCACCATCATGCTGCCTGCCAACCCTGTGCTTCACGCACGCACCAAACATATAGAGATTGATCTCTATTTTGTCATGGACAAAGTGCTTCAAAAAGAGATATGTGTTCAACATGTCCCTGCCAACCATCAACTAGCTGACCCTCTAACCAAGCCCATCTCCAACTCGCAATTTCCTTTCTTACGAGACAAACTTAGTGTTGTGTGTTCCACCACACTAAGTTTGAGGGGGCCTGTCAAGGATACTGAGTCTGCTGAG
This region of Cannabis sativa cultivar Pink pepper isolate KNU-18-1 chromosome 7, ASM2916894v1, whole genome shotgun sequence genomic DNA includes:
- the LOC133039614 gene encoding uncharacterized protein LOC133039614, yielding MSIIDDYSRKVWVFLLKSKDLAFETFVDWKILIENQTSRKIKKLRTDNGLECCSDMFASYCRKEGIVRHHTVVKNPQQNGLAERMNRTLLERVRCMLIGAGLAKHFWGEAVKTAYYLINRCPSTALNFKTPQEFWTGKAPSYEHLKVFGCTAYAHIRQDKLQPRALKCLFLGYLDGIKGYKLWCLEEGYKKCIISRDVIFREDEMPLKTTREIPMSSDVVPRSVQVELEQRTESLNQASTDQRKETETTSNLDDYQLAKDRTRREIRAPEKFGYANFSAYALSVTDEVDNTVPKSYQEAVNRKDGKKWLQAIQLCCEAYNYSSYVTLAVTKGWPIRQLDVNNAFLNGDLHEEIYMVQPPGCIDPKHPNKITNSSWLYILVYVDDILITGSDSPQVSSLIVALSSNFTLKDLGLISFFLGIQVLPTTEGVVLSQQKYIQDLICKAELQGAKPQSTPMNSGLRLSNYGSDPVEDPSAYRSLNPFQSHVVAVKRIICYLAGTTDYGLHIKRSPHLRLEAYCDADWAADPDDRRSTTGYCIFWGENLISWQSKKQNTISRSSTEAEFRSLASVVTEISWLNAH